From the genome of Streptomyces sp. NBC_01317, one region includes:
- a CDS encoding ArsR/SmtB family transcription factor, whose product MPIPFDVLADPSRRRILDLLLERPHLVGELTERLGLSQPGTSKHLRVLREAGLVRVRQDAQRRWYALRYEPLAELDSWLHQYRHLWSGALGALERHLDATEDTSP is encoded by the coding sequence ATGCCCATACCGTTCGACGTTCTCGCGGACCCGAGCCGCCGGAGGATTCTCGATCTCCTGCTGGAGCGCCCGCACCTGGTGGGCGAGTTGACCGAGCGGCTCGGGCTGAGCCAGCCGGGCACCTCCAAGCACCTGCGGGTGCTGCGGGAGGCCGGGCTCGTCCGGGTCAGGCAGGACGCCCAGCGGCGGTGGTACGCACTCCGGTACGAACCCCTCGCGGAACTCGACTCCTGGCTCCACCAGTACCGGCACCTGTGGTCCGGCGCGCTCGGCGCGCTCGAACGGCATCTCGACGCGACAGAGGACACCTCCCCATGA